Proteins encoded by one window of Clostridium bornimense:
- a CDS encoding Coenzyme F420 hydrogenase/dehydrogenase, beta subunit C-terminal domain: MSNNIMDSLGGSCTGCGVCASICPLKCIDVKRDINGFYYASTNQKCIGCGLCKSVCNKFHQEYMNNIYKIERSKGYLMYSLDDEVLQKTSSGGIGKEICEYGLDNGYKVCGVVYDYDQNRAVHKIIDSKKNIDDILGSKYIQSYTVDAFSSLEKTEKYIVVGTPCQIYGLRKFMIKNKIDDWILVDFFCHGTPSLNLWDKYIEMIKRKEHLEKIKSVNFRDKVSGWHNFSVTITDEYGKIHSKSMNKDLFMRIFLENLDLNNSCYQCKFRFNEVFSDIRLGDFWGPKCNDNEKGVSIVLSNTKKGDEIIKKLMNTTYVEKVSFGEIKTSQYIKEITKPNVKNKFQEKLKKDIALDDLYRKYVIPIEKKRRFKRKIRSIKVKIKKVIG; this comes from the coding sequence TTATTATGCTAGTACTAACCAAAAATGTATAGGATGCGGATTGTGTAAAAGTGTTTGCAATAAGTTTCATCAAGAATATATGAATAATATATATAAGATTGAAAGGTCAAAGGGATATTTAATGTATAGTTTAGACGATGAAGTTTTACAAAAAACTTCATCAGGAGGTATTGGGAAAGAAATATGTGAATATGGTTTGGATAATGGTTATAAAGTGTGTGGGGTTGTCTATGATTATGATCAAAATAGAGCAGTACATAAAATAATTGATTCTAAGAAAAATATTGATGATATACTAGGTTCTAAATATATACAAAGTTATACGGTAGATGCATTTAGTTCATTAGAAAAGACTGAAAAGTATATAGTAGTGGGTACTCCTTGTCAAATATATGGGTTGAGAAAATTCATGATAAAAAATAAAATAGATGATTGGATTTTAGTAGATTTTTTTTGTCATGGAACACCTAGTTTAAATTTATGGGATAAGTATATTGAGATGATAAAAAGGAAAGAGCATTTAGAAAAAATAAAAAGTGTTAATTTTAGGGATAAAGTATCAGGATGGCATAATTTTTCCGTTACAATAACTGATGAATATGGCAAAATTCATTCTAAAAGCATGAATAAAGATTTATTTATGAGAATATTTTTAGAAAATTTAGATTTAAATAATTCTTGTTACCAATGTAAATTTAGATTTAATGAAGTATTTTCTGATATACGATTGGGAGATTTTTGGGGACCAAAATGTAACGATAATGAAAAAGGTGTTTCTATAGTACTATCAAATACTAAAAAGGGTGATGAAATCATTAAAAAGTTAATGAATACAACCTATGTTGAAAAAGTATCTTTTGGTGAGATAAAAACTTCTCAGTATATTAAGGAAATAACAAAGCCAAATGTAAAAAATAAATTTCAAGAAAAACTTAAAAAAGATATAGCTTTGGATGATTTATATAGAAAATATGTTATACCAATTGAGAAAAAAAGACGATTTAAACGGAAGATACGGAGTATAAAAGTAAAAATAAAAAAAGTAATTGGGTGA